The proteins below come from a single Jaculus jaculus isolate mJacJac1 chromosome 12, mJacJac1.mat.Y.cur, whole genome shotgun sequence genomic window:
- the Nfil3 gene encoding nuclear factor interleukin-3-regulated protein: MQLRKMQAIKKEQAPLDPSSGGDKIMVLNPALTEVAEDLTAGEELLLNENVGKNKSSACRRKREFIPDEKKDAMYWEKRRKNNEAAKRSREKRRLNDLVLENKLIALGEENATLKAELLSLKLKFGLISSTAYAQEIQKLSNSTAVYFPEYQASKATVNSFVDEQEPALVAGSCISVIKHSPQSSLSDTSEVSSVEHTQESPAPGGCRSPENKFPIIKQEPMELESFAREPREERGAYSASIYQNYMGGSFSTYSHSPPLLQVNRSSSNSPRTSEADDGVVGKSSDGEDEQQVPKGPIHSPVELQRVHTAVVKVPEVNPSALPHKLRIKAKAMQIKVEALDNEFEATQKLSSPAEVTSKRHFDLEKHSASGMVHSSSLTPFSVQVTNIRDWSIKSEHWHQKELNGKTQNSFQTGVVEIKDSGYKVSNTENLYLKRGIANLSAEVVSLKRLIAAQPISASDSG; encoded by the coding sequence TGAATCCTGCCTTAACGGAGGTGGCTGAGGACCTGACCGCAGGCGAGGAGCTGCTCCTGAATGAAAACGTGGGCAAAAACAAGTCTTCGGCCTGTCGGAGGAAACGGGAATTCATTCCTGATGAGAAGAAAGATGCCATGTACTGGGAGAAAAGGCGGAAAAACAACGAAGCTGCCAAAAGGTCTCGGGAGAAGCGCCGGCTCAATGACTTGGTTTTAGAGAACAAGCTAATTGCACTGGGAGAAGAAAATGCCACTTTAAAAGCAGAGCTGCTTTCCCTGAAATTAAAGTTTGGTTTAATTAGCTCCACAGCATATGCTCAGGAGATCCAAAAACTCAGTAATTCCACTGCTGTGTACTTTCCAGAATACCAGGCATCCAAGGCCACTGTGAACTCGTTTGTGGATGAGCAGGAGCCTGCGCTTGTGGCCGGGAGCTGCATCTCGGTCATCAAGCACTCTCCTCAGAGCTCGCTGTCCGACACCTCCGAGGTGTCCTCGGTGGAGCACACGCAGGAAAGCCCCGCACCCGGTGGCTGCCGGAGCCCCGAGAACAAGTTCCCCATCATCAAGCAGGAGCCCATGGAGCTGGAGAGCTTTGCCCGGGAGCCAAGAGAGGAGCGGGGTGCCTACTCAGCCTCCATCTACCAGAACTACATGGGGGGCTCTTTCTCTACCTACTcccactccccacccctcctGCAGGTCAACAGGTCCTCCAGTAACTCCCCGAGAACCTCAGAGGCTGACGATGGGGTGGTGGGCAAGTCCTCCGATGGAGAAGACGAGCAGCAGGTTCCCAAGGGCCCCATCCACTCTCCGGTGGAGCTGCAGCGGGTACATACTGCAGTGGTGAAGGTCCCTGAAGTGAACCCTTCTGCCTTGCCACACAAGCTGCGCATCAAAGCCAAGGCCATGCAGATCAAAGTGGAGGCCTTGGacaatgagtttgaagccacacaGAAACTCTCCTCCCCTGCAGAGGTGACATCCAAAAGACACTTCGACCTGGAGAAGCACAGTGCCTCAGGTATGGTCCATTCCTCCTCCCTCACTCCTTTCTCAGTGCAGGTGACGAACATTCGAGATTGGTCCATCAAATCAGAACACTGGCATCAAAAAGAACTGAATGGCAAAACTCAGAATAGCTTCCAAACCGGAGTGGTGGAAATCAAAGACAGTGGCTACAAAGTTTCCAACACGGAGAATTTGTATTTGAAGCGTGGGATAGCAAACTTATCTGCAGAGGTGGTATCACTGAAAAGACTGATAGCCGCACAGCCCATCTCTGCCTCGGACTCTGGGTAA